Sequence from the Helianthus annuus cultivar XRQ/B chromosome 13, HanXRQr2.0-SUNRISE, whole genome shotgun sequence genome:
TGCTAAAGAGATAAATAATGTACAAAAATGTTTCTTATAAAAACCATCCTTTATATACGCTGTTGTTAGGCCTATACGCGACGTATATAAAGGGGAAAAATAGCATTTTACCCCTGGTTTGGGCTGCGTATAGCCCCAGTggtaaaatgttttttttttaccaaacttgcCCCATGTATACGCCTCGTAGAGGCCTATACGCGACGTATAAGAAAAAGATCAATGAGCTTCAACTATCAAAAGAGCATGTTTATTACACTCTAAGAAATAGCAAAAGTACAAAACTTACTTTGAAGTCCTCTATATGCATCTAAACAAATTAGTGAACCACTTAGCTCGAACTATGGAAATATCATGTTAAGCTAAAAAAAATTAAGTAATAATCTCGTAAAAAGTAAAAACTAAAGATAAACAATATCAGAGTTGGATTCTAATCCTTTCTTATCAAACCAGTTGTTGCTTGATGATAATATTGAAAAAACAAACTTCAGATCACACTGAATTTCTAATTTGCAAGCCTTGTTATGAATTCAAATGTTATTAAATAAACTAGATACGAAACCAAGGATTCCAAGAACACCATGCATGATTTTAGTTACTGACCAACACATAGACACCCGAATGAACGTCCTCAACCATTTCAATACCAACTTCTTcatactttttatttttctttgaaaccaatatttttattaaaaaacttaGTTGAATATAACTTTTGTTAACTTATTTGGTTAAAAAGTAAGGTTTGAAGTACAAATTAACACGCCTTCATATCAATTTGCAAGAATAAAATAagggtgtgcctattggcacaccaaatcCTAGCAAAACTAGGGTttatatacgcagcgtatagggttaaccctctaTGCTGCGTATTAACCTATACAttgcgtatataaaccatggatctcagtgcctaataatcaatcattgcacagaaaacaaggtttatatttgtattatttttaatttttataatttatatttgtattatttaccaataatattgttttttataaataattttcttttttaatttttataattcataatagttgtattatttttaatttttataatttatatttgtattatttaccaataatattggttttttataaataattttcttttttttataaataaacaaaggaatatataaaaaaatacaaaaattgagctttatatacgctgcgtataggtccttacgcagcgtatataaatcCTTGTTTTTTGTGCAATGATTGCTAATAAGGCTctgaaatccatggtttatatacgctgagtataggtctatacgcagcgtatagggttaaccatatacgctgcgtatagacctatacgcagcgtaggtaaaccctaagtgtgcagatTGGCAAACAGGGTGTGCAGATAGTTagagcgtaaaataataactcaATAGCTGATAAGATAAATGAATCGGTTATTGATGTATACCAAAATAAATAAGACACTGGACATGTACTCGTTGTATAAACAAGAAACAACGATGATCTCACCGATCCCAGAGTTGTGTGGAGTTGTAAACGTTAACTTTAAAGCCTTTTTACATAGCATACATAAAGACTCGAAAAAAGGCTGCTAAAGTAGATCTCGGAGAGGTGAAATATGTCTTCCCCTCATTGAAGCCTACTTTCGCAACCTTTTTTCGGATTTTTTGTTGCCAATCTTCATTTTCTAAATCTGTCCACGATGAACCTTCAGTAATTCATACAAAAAACAGCATGGGCAATTAACGATTAACACATTTAGGAATACATGTATACTTTAACTTTAAAGGGACAAACACATATATGATTCATGCACCATGATTGAGATGGAAAATCCCAACACAATAATTACAATAGTTTCAGATCCATGTTAATAATCTCATTGTTTTAAGAAAGAGAGCTTATAACCAGAACATGTAACAGCCTACttataaggcttatgaccattaggtcatgggttcgattctcacaaagggggttttctcagatttattgggtttcctcctgaattggtgtataggtatcattgcctagtggagatggatatgatcgggtggttctgctggtggcacgatgatactccagtggcccgtcagtgatccaaatttgccgttcaaaaaaaaaaaaacagcctACTTAGGGTGAGCGGGGCACAATCGGTAACCCCTTGCGGGGACCGTTGTTGCCGCTCGGTGGTGGTGCCGCCATCCAGGCGGTGACAGAATTCGGGGGCCCAAATCGGTGGGGAGTCATCGAAGAAAGgaaggagagagggaggagagagggaaCTGATGGACCAAtgaaaaattttcttttttttttttttgaataaaaaaacaattccTCTAAGAGGGGTGTACTCCGTACGTTTTTGGACAAGAGGAAGTTATAGATGGGAAATGACATGGCAACGTATGATTAGGTTAAAAAAAGTTTTCCCTCACCTAATTAGGGGGTGCCCCCTTCATCCTTATAAATGAGAATCTAATGATTAGTTATGAAGAAACGAACAGATAATTTTCCAAAGATTTGACATGGATATGCAAGAAGGTCCATTGAAACTACAAAAGAATTTGTGGTGGAATACGGTCGGTGTAATTTAAAAGAAAATGTAACAAAATTGAAGAATTCTTAAGGAAAAACTGGACATCTTTGTAACTAGAATTCCCTAAATTTTTGGTATAGTATATCTTAAAGATTGGGGTAATGGAATGAACGAATGAATGAAATAAACGAGGTAATAGAAtagacgagggaatgcaatggatcattaccattccatgtcttgtttggttaccatgtgtgaatggaatgaattattattatatattattcggtaggcaagaaaaacggaggaaaaaaatcagcggtgagtggtggtggtgggtggtagtgattgtgagtggttataggtggcggtggtagGTGTCGACGACGGCGATGGGTAGTGGTGGCGGCagcgagtggcggtgcggcggtgaCAACGAGTGGTGGTGGCTGCAAGGTGGCTGTTGGTGGTAGGTGGTAGCAGAGGTGGCGGTGGGCGGCGCCAGCGGttagtggtggcggtggtggtggcgtcgacgatggtggtggcgtcgacgatggtggtgggcggcggcaacgagtggcgttggcggttggtcgcgGTTGTGCTGacaacggtggcgagtgggtggcggcggcgacgGTGGCGGCTGTCAAGGtgaggtggtggtgggtggcggcgatgacgtcggtggtgggtggtggggggttgtggcgaaggtggtgggtttTGGTGGttttgatgaatggtgcaagaggggatgaaatggaaaaaaaacatgggagGAGGGGGAGGAaagattttgagggaatggaatgtcttttggaatgggtgattccattccattaaccaaccaaacacccttttcttcattccatcgtaatcatccattccattccaccccccattccttcataccaaacactaccataGAGTTTTGCCCCTTGATGGAGAAGGAAAGCCTGAGATATGAATCAttaatataatattattaatttGCAGATTCATGTTATTTATAACAAAAACTTAAACATCTTATAGCATAGATGTTAGCAGAGCGGAAGAAATCAAGAAACGATAAGGCAATCGACGAAAGCAAATTCTCTCTTTATAGTGACAGAACTCTGAAATCTCCTTAAAATTAGTGGAAAGGCCCATAAATATCCGGTCAGTTTTTAAAacttttttgaaaattcaaagtttgTAATTTTCAAAAACAAAGGCAAAAAGAGATCAGGCTAGTATATTTAAAATGGTGTACATACATGACCGTCTTCGAAAACGTTCGAAAATCTTTAGATCCTTTACGAACAGAAAGTACGGTCCCCTtaaatatctatatctatatatataataaaacaaaccattgggggacacatgtcacccaaTGGTGCAAGCCAACTCAGCAAGCCATGTCAGCATCTATGTGGCACACCTCATAATTGAGGATTGAACCAAGGCTTCTCATTTACGCTTAAACCTTCTCTCTcctctcaaaaccctaaatcggACTCTCTCTCTTTTTCCTCTCTGAACGTAGACGGCGAACACATGAACTTTAACCGATCCAATAATTTTGTTCAAGACTCATCGGATTTGAAGTCAGATCGTATACGGTACTATCTAATTATCGTATTTCATGATTGATTATATGTTTTGATATGGATAATTTTGCAGGAAATCACATCGTTGGGGATCAAATCGGTGATTTAGTGAAGAGGTATAACCAATCTTTTTAGGTAACTTTCTTCCTCGATGGTATTCATGCTTTATTCCGACAACCCCATCAGTTACATAAGATTTAGTTTTCTTTGATTCGATTTTTGGATTCAATGGTTTTGTTAGATTGTTCGTTTGTGAGTAGTTGATGTTACTGATTGTCATAGCAGATTAGGGTTTTAATTCATTTGTACAGTTTTTTTTATGGTCTCTaatagtcgattatgatgtttgggtttttttttgtgttttaggtTTTTAAATTCGTTGTTCATGTATTGTTATTTGTTGATGTTACTGTTGTTGGTAGCCGATTAAGTGTTTAATTCATGTGTACAGTTTCTTTTATTTAGAATCTGTAATAGTGTATTTCGATTTTGATCATTTGTTGGTTTTAGAAACGGTTGATTTTAAGATTTTTGAATTGAGTTTGTTTAGATGTAAGCATGCCCTTCTTACTTACCTGCTTGAAGTGTGTGTTATAAAAAAAGAACCAATTGATGACTTAATTTAAGTGTCTGTTGAATAGGTGTGTAATGCGGTTGTTGCGCCTGTATTTGAACAGAGTGTTGATGACGAAGTACCGGTTATTTTGTTTTTGACAACGTTTatgtaagtttttattatttaggtTTTCATAATATTAATGTATGTTTTGTAAATCCAGTTGAAGTCATTAGTTCTATGAAAACCAGATTTAATGCTAGCTATTATTTAATCTTATATTCTGATTTGTAGAGTTTGAAGAATAAGTGGGCACAAACTCATGGATTGGATCGAAAGATGGATTTGACCATCAAGGACATTGCAGGTCAAACTTGGAATGTGGCTGTTGGTAAGGAGTTCTCACAATGCTGTCTGCGATTCAATGTTACCGGTATGTGATAGTTTGTTAGGGACAAAACGGTCCGGTATTTGGTTCTTCGTTTCAGATGGTTTTTGTTAAAAGTAAAGCTATGTTGCTTTATAACTGAGTTGGTGAAGGTACATGGTATTATTTGGTAGTATATTTTTTTTTGCATACACTGTTCATCGTTTGAATACATTTAGTGGTATGTTTTTGGTGTGGTTGTTACGTAGATCTGATGTCATGGTAGAAGTTGGTGATACTTTTTTTGGGCCTTTTATATTTGATGCCGAAGTACTTAGTTTTGAATGCTTATATGACTAGACTgtgtttctgtttttttttctacATGTTTTTTATTAGTATCCTAATTTTAGTGTATTCaacattttttttgaaattttatgtttcttagtTGATAATTAAGAAAATTATTGATCATATTAAACTTCATTAACGTAATTTGTTTGAAAAAATGGTTTATGACGCcacttttcaaaaagaaaatgatataaaAATAAAGTATCGTATGATTTTGTTTTCTATTTTAATTTTGTAACCCAcgatatatatttaaaaaaaacggCCACATTCTATAGGATTACTTATAATTAGGTTGAATTTATGCTGTTTCCTTTTTTACACGCATATATAAAGTTAAGAATACTTTCCATttaaaaatttttataaaaataaaaaaggttggTTATTGAAATTAAAAGTTTTGGAATtagaatatattttttttatatttgtgtTTGAAATTCTAAATTATATTTGGCCGTTTTATTTAAGTTTTTAATGATGGAAAGTAAGaatcattttttaatattttctatTGAAGTTTTGTAAACCATTACAATCATGCCATATTTAATTAATCAATTAACTTGGATAAATAAATTTCTAAATCTTTAAGATGATTTGTAGTTTTTTTAGAAATGTAAACccatttctaaaaataaaaaatgtctTTAATTTCGGGCAAGATTTTGTTTTCTAATAATTTTGTTAACTTTACAAAAATAAGTAAACtaaatttgtatatatatatttagttaatacATTCATTTGATTTCATTACGAATTATTTTCTAACATCAATCATATCATTTCTGCTCAAATATCATTCAAATGGATGAAAATAATGTTACTTTCTTAAACAATCTTGATTGGAGATCCAAGTTGTTTACCATCAAAATCAAGATGTTAAGACTTTGAATTCGTGTGAATCCAAAAAGAGAAGGAGAAATCGTTGGTACTGAAATGGTAGTCATGGATGAGCAGGTTGGTTTGAATGTCATTTGATTTTTAAAATGTAgcttattttttatatttttgtatataCTTATCAaattttttctgtttttattagGGTACCAGGATGCAGGCAACTGTTTGGAGCAAGTTCATgaaaaaacatgaaattttgcttAATGAAAACGAGTCTTATTACATTTATAAATCTCAACTTTCTGTCATTAAGTCAAATTTCAAACACTTTGATAAGGAACATGCTATTAGCTTAAACTTTGATACATCTGTTAAAAAGTGTGAGAACTTTGATGGAAGTTTATATGGTATTCGGTTAGCCTCTTTTGAGTCCATTAAAGGCGGTGAAGTCGATGTCAAATATCGAGTTGGTTTGTACTTCATCATATATACCAACAATATTATAAATTAagaaatatataaatatagattaatttttaatttttttttgttctgattacattatttatttatcaattttttttcagattttattGGATATGTAGATGAGTGGTCTGAACCAGAGATGACCAAAACGAAGATGGGACAAGATagcaaatacatgaacttgcaATTGCTGGATGAAGAGTCTGttaattaaattataaattaagtTTATTTTAACTATAGTGTCAAGTATCTTTTTTATTTCATGATATCCTCTGATATGTTTATTTTGTATTTATGTAGGGGTATCAAGTTAAGCTGCACTTTATGGGATGAGTATTGCGATGAGATGTTTGGTTATATTCAGAGTCATAAAGAAGAAGTTCATGTTGTTCTGCTTGTGCGGTTTGGTAGTTTCAACAAGTATAAAGGTATTATATCATTAAAtacttttttaattttataaaatttttataTCATTTACGAAGTTGAATATCCTAATATCTGATATTAATTTTTTGACACAGGGAAGACGACGCTATCTAATGCTTTCCATATAACAAGGCTGTTTATCAATGCTGACATAGAGGAGATTCGTTCATTTAGAACAAAGTAAACAATTTCTAAAATAATATGAACTACTTATTGATGTTGTTAAATTTTTTTGCTTCCATTATTGTAATCAGGTTTGTTGAGAAGATATGTAAAACATCTTCTAATGGTCAGAAATCAATTGGTTCATCTGGAAGTATAAGCGTTGCAGATGAATTTTTAGTGAAGCATCCGTTTTCCAATTTTCGTGATATTACGCTCTTGGATAAGGTTTGTGTctactttttaatattttaaataaatatattacacaaaatttgtttcaaaaattcatttttcTAACTCTAATGTCTTACAGATAATTTCAGCCTTGTGAGGTCATAGTTCTTGGTACGATCATGGCTGTGGATGATAAAGATGATTGGTACTACCTTGGTTGTGAGGAGTGCACTCGGAAGGTTGAGACAACTATGGTCATTGAGGATGCTGAAGACGGTGCTGAAGAACcgaagtttaaacaagttttagTTTGCTCAAATCAAGATTGTCCTAAGGAGGTTGTGGCTGCGACGCCGATGTAAGTTActaatattatttgtaattatattatatttatgatTACTTTATTTTACTTTAGGAATGTAAAATGTATTTATTTTGTGAATCACTTTTTGTGCATTTAGTTTTAGGATTCCAATAAGAGTACAAGATTATGCAGCTATTGCCTCTTTGACTTTGTTCGACCGTGAAGCTAGAAAAATGTTGGGTATGATAGCAATTCAATTGCTTGAGAAGTGTAAAGTGGATCAGGTAACTTATTTCACATCACTACTTTCTTTAAATTCGTATACAAGTTACATATTATTAATGTTTAAATCTTATTTCTATGTTCTTTTTAATAAATTTTGATTCATGTATATTAGGCATCTTTGGAAGAGAAAACCATTCCCTATCAGTTTAAATCTTTGAATGATAAGAAGTTTGCCTTCAAGATTCAAATTAGTCAATTCAATATTGACAACCATATTGACGGTTATGCTGTTCATAAGTTGGTGAATGATGTAGCGATCATTGAGTCCTTGGAGAGCCGAATTCCAGCTGATCAGGTTAACAATTACAAACCTTTGAATTAAAGTTATGTTATGAGATTTATTAGTTTTGTTGTGCCTAGCCTTATTATTTTTTGAATTGTAGGGTGTGGACGAGGCGGCTGCTGATGTTTCACTTAGTGATATGTCAACTGGAAACCCTTTTGCTCTAAAGGTATGTATTTTAAGTTAATGTTACAAAATACCAAATGTTTTAAACATTTTATATACTTTCTAATTTTGAACATATTATTCAGGATGCTGTGGATTCTATTGGTGATAGCTTCACACCCGATTGCACATCTAAATATTGTTCTAAAACTTCGTCTTCGGAATTGAAACGTAACCTTGCTGACGTGTATGAAGTTGAAGAAAGCATATCTCTATCATCAACAAAGGTTAAAAAGGCTGGTGTCTCGGATGTTCAGGTTGATGATGAAACG
This genomic interval carries:
- the LOC110901477 gene encoding replication protein A 70 kDa DNA-binding subunit-like, with the protein product MVVMDEQGTRMQATVWSKFMKKHEILLNENESYYIYKSQLSVIKSNFKHFDKEHAISLNFDTSVKKCENFDGSLYGIRLASFESIKGGEVDVKYRVDFIGYVDEWSEPEMTKTKMGQDSKYMNLQLLDEEGIKLSCTLWDEYCDEMFGYIQSHKEEVHVVLLVRFGSFNKYKGKTTLSNAFHITRLFINADIEEIRSFRTKFVEKICKTSSNGQKSIGSSGSISVADEFLVKHPFSNFRDITLLDKIISAL